The window CGTATTCCTGAAAAGGCATATAAGCATTTGGATAATGGTACTGTAAGGACTTATGATTTTACAGCATTTTTGACTCCGGAAAGATATCAGGATTTATTTTGATATAAAATAACTGATGTTGAAATCTTAAAATCAGAGGCTAACTTTAACATGACTGTGTCAAAAGAGGCATTGAACAAAACCGCTGAAGTTGGAAACTTGACAGAATTTTTAATTACAGTTAAAAATATTGGTGATATCCACTTGAAGGATGTCTTTGTAAAAGAAGGTAAACATGATGGTTTGGAATATGTTTCTTATAATGATCCGTCAGGAAAATGGACTTTTGATGGTGTAAATAAATGGTCATATGATGGATACTTGGAAATTGGCGAATCTGCAAATTTTACAGTTATATTTAAAGTAATTAAATCAGGAAATCTTACAAACTTTGTAACTGCTGGTTCTAATAACACTGATAATGTAACTGATAATGATACAGTGGAAGTCGAAAACAAAACAAACATAACTGAGAAAGTTGATGGTGGTATTGAATATTTCAATGAAACAGACATTGACACTCCAGTTAGTGAAAATAAAACAACTACTAAAACCGAAACATTCAATGTTGGTAAAACTGCAACAGGAAATCCATTAATGTTGTTGCTTGTTGTTATCTCATTAATTGGATGCACTAGATTTAGAAAAAATAAAAAATAATAAGTTAAGGAGTTTATCTCCTTTTTATCTCTTTTTTTGATTTAAGTATAATTTCAGTATTTTTTATGATATTATAAAATGTAAATAAAATTAATTTTAAATAGGAATTGCGTTAATAACTGTAATAATAATGCATTAAAATTATAAAATCATATTTATTTTCAAATTACAATTATGAAAATAATTTATATTATTAAATTAAATTTATAATTGATGAAAAATCTTGAAAAAACCTTAAAATCAGTGTCTGAAAATCCAAAATATATCTTCCGTCTAACAATTCAAGGTATTATGGTAGGTGTATTTGCAGGATTGATGGTATGTTTATATCGTTATTTGCTTTATGGTTCTGAATATGTTTTGAGAGATTACTTAAGTATAATACATGGAAATGTATTTTACATCATTCTATTTTTCATTGCTTTAGCCATTATGGGACTTTTGGTCGATTTTTTAACTAAATGGGAAGTCGATTCGGATGGAAGTGGAATACCTCAAATATATGCAGAGGTAAAAGGCCATATGGAAGCTAATTGGGTAAAAGTATTGTTTTCTAAAATTGTATCTGGAGTATTGACTGCTCTTGGTGGTTTGTCACTTGGTCCTGAAGGTCCGTCAGTTCAGATTGGTGGTATGGCAGGTAAAGGTGTAGCACGTTTATTTAATGGATCTAAGACTGATGAGCTCAGATTGATTTTAGTTGGTTCTGCTGTAGGTATTACAGCAGCATTCAATGCACCTCTTGCGGGAGTATTGTTTGTTTTGGAAGAAATCAATCATGGTTTTGATAAAACATTAGTATTCATTGCATTAGTATCAGCTATTGTGTCTGATTTTATATCTAAAGTTATATTCGGCCAGTCTACTGCTTTAACATTTCCAATTCATAATATTCCGTTGAATGACTATTGGATATTGATTATTCTTGGTGTAATAATTGGTCTTTTAGGATATGTTTACAATATTGGAATGATTAAATCAAGTGATTTGGTAAATAGTCTTAAAATTCCGTCTTGGCTCAAATTTGTATTGGTATTTATGATGTCTGGTGTTGTTGCATTGACAATTCCTGAAATAAGTGATGGTGGACATTTCATGCTTGATATGCTTGATGTTGCTATGCCTTCTCTTGGTGTTTTAATATTACTTTTAGTATTGAAATACCTCTTTTCAATGTTTTCATTTTCATCTGGAGCACCTGGTGGTATATTTTTACCAATATTGGTACTGGGAGCATATATTGGAGCAGTATTTGGTTCTGTTGTTGTTCCAGTATTTGGACTTGAACAAACATTGGTCTACAAGTTTGTTGTCATTTCAATGGCAGGATTCTTTGCTGCAACAGTAAGATCTCCAATAACTGGTGTTGTTTTAATTGCTGAGATGTGTGGATCAACAGAATCATTAATTGCAATGGTTATTGTTTCTTTAATAGCTTATGTTGTACCGACACTTTTAGGAAATGAACCGATTTATGAGTCATTATACGACAGGTTGCTCCTTAATAAAAACAGAGAATTTGTTAAAAAACCTTCAAATCATGTATTGTCTGAATACTTGGTACCTCTTGACTGTAATTATATTAATTTCAAAATTAAAGATATTCCATTCCCAAAAAATGCTATTGTGGTGTCTGTAATCAGAAATGGAAAATATGTAATTCCAACTGAAGATTTTAACATCAAATATGGTGATCAAATTCATATCTTAACTGATGTCAATGATTATCCTTATGTTCGTGAAGAAATTGAAGATTTATTCGGTGGTTAGATGAGTTTAATTTTTAAAAGAAAAAGTGTTCGTAAGTTTACAGAAGAAAAAGTAAGTGATGATAAAATTAATAATTTGTTAAAGGCAGGTATGCAGGCTCCATCATCATGTAATTCACAGCCTTGGGAGTTCATTGTTGTATCAAAAGAAGATGATAAACAGGCAATTTCTCAAATGCATCAATTTGCAAAGCCAGCTGCCAATGCATCCCATTTGATAATTACTGTGGGAAATCTCAATGAAGCAAAAGTCATTAGGATGATTGAACAGGAGTTGGGGGCATGTAATGAGAATATTTTGATTCAGGCAACTCATGAAGGACTTGGTGTAGTATAGTTGGGATTCCATCTGATTGAAGATAGAACATTAAAATTAAAGGAATATTTGAATATTCCTGACAATTGCATTCCATTTTCAGTAATCTGTGTCGGATATCCTGCTTTTGAGAGTGAAGTAAAACTTAGATATGTGAATCTAAAGTTCATTTTGATAGATATTAATAAATTGGTTTGAATTAATAGTTATTTTATATATTATTAAAGTTATATTCATTTTTAGAGGTGAACTCATGTATAAAAAGATATTTGCGATATTGACTATTCTTGTCTTTTTAATGATTTCTATTAGTGTTATTTCAGCCGAATCTGATGCTGTTTTGGATGGTAGTGGAGATAATATTCAAAAGACAATAAATGTAAAAGTTATCTGGGAGGATGATGGTCAAACAACAGATAGGCCGGATTCAATAACTGTAAAACTTTTATGTGATGGTAATGTTGTTGATTCAGTTAATTTAAATGAAAGCAATTCATGGAAGGCTTCATTTAAAATCACTGATGATGGGAATTATGAAATAGAAGAAATCAATGACATTTCTTCTTATGATGTGTCAATGGATGGAGATGCAGATAGTGGCTTTGTAATTACAAACACTATTAAAGAAGCTCCACTTAAAGCCAGTGCAGATGATGATCTTTCTGATGAAGATTCTCCAGATGAATCTGATGATGCTCCTGAAGAGGAGGTGTCTGATAATTCTTCAGATGAAGATAGTACTATTGATAATGAAACTGATGATTCTAATCAGACTGAAGATCAAAACAATACAATGGATGAAAATCAGACTGTTGATGTTTCAAAAGCTCCAACCACAACATCCAATAAGGAACATAAAATAGTCAAAAAAGAAGACAAACCAGTTAAAAAGAATAATACTAACACAACTGAAAATAAACTAAAAAACACAGGACTTCCTATTGTTGCTTTGGTTATAGTATTAATTATTGTAGCTTTCATTCCACTTTCACGTAAGAAAAAATAAAACTAAAAAGTAGATGACTTTTCATCTACATCTTTTCTTTTTTTAAAAAATTCTTTTAATTTATCCCTAAAATCATTTAGGCAAATATAAATAAGAATAGAAATAAATTTTTATTCAATAACTTAAAAGTTATAAGTTGATATTTTTTATAGAGGTTAAACTATGGTAAGTGTAAACATAGAAGCAAAAAAAACCGTAGATGTAATGATTGAAAAAGCAGATGCATTAAACATCGCTGTAGAAACCTTAGAAAATGGTGCTACCGTTTTAGATTGTGGTGTAAATGTAGATGGAAGTTTTAAAGCAGGTGAACTTTATACTAAAGTTTGTCTCGGTGGACTTGCAGATGTTGGAATTTCAATTCCTGGAGATTTATCTGAAAAATTCGCTCTTCCTTCAGTAAAAATTAAAACTGACTCACCTTCTATCTCAACCTTAGGTTCTCAAAAAGCAGGTTGGTCTGTATCTGTTGGAGATTTCTTTGCACTCGGTTCCGGTCCTGCAAGAGCAATTGCATTAAAACCAGCTGAAACTTATGAAGAAATTGATTACGCAGACACTGAAGCTGATTTAGCTATTTTAACTTTAGAAGCTGACGTATTACCTGGTGAAGAAGTTGCTCAATACATTGCTGATGAATGTAAAGTTGATGTTAAAAACGTATACTTACTCGTAGCTCCTACTTCATCTCTTGTTGGATCTATTCAAATTTCCGGAAGAGTAGTTGAAAACGGAACCTACAAAATGTTAGAAGCTATCAAATTCGATGTGACTAAAGTAAAACACGCAGCAGGTATTGCACCTATTGCACCAATTGATCCTAATGGACTCAAAGCAATGGGTAAAACCAATGATGCAGTATTATTCGGTGGAAGAACTTACTACTACGTAGAATCCGATGAAAACGATGACATTGCTGATGTTGCAGCTAAATTACCATCTTCCGCAGCTGATGGATATGGTAAACCATTCTTCGATGTATTCAAAGAAGCTGAATTCGACTTCTACAAAATCGACAAAGGAATGTTCGCTCCTGCTGAAGTTGTAATTAACGACTTAACTACTGGTAAAATTTACAAAGAAGGATATGTAAACGTAGATTTACTCAAAAAATCCTTCGGTTTAGATGAATAAATTTATTCATCTTTTTTCTTTTCTTTTTTTATATTCTTAGTATTTATATTCTAATTTTCAATTAATTTTAAATAATATCATTTTTAAAATAATACTAACTACTCTTTGAGTGTTGATTAATTAAAAAAGGTGTTAATAATGGAAATTATGGATATTATTAAAGAGGCATTTATTTTTCCATCACAAAATATAGAAAAACTTGCAATTTACATAGCTTTAACATTTGTAATTGCAATTTTAATGGTTGGTGGAGTATTTGCTTGTGCATTTAGTAATGAAAATACTGCTCTTGTAATTCTTGGTATAATCTTATTCATTGCTTCATTCATTGTATCATTGGTAATGATGGGTTATCAACTAGGAATCATGAAGTCAGGTATTGATTTTGATGAAAACGCTCCTGCATTTGATTGGATAAATGATGGAATAAATGGTATTAAACTATTAATTGTTAATATTGTATACTTTATTATTCCTGCTATTATTACTGGAATTGTTGCAATTATTGCAAATGTTCCGGGTAGTTTTATGCAAATAATTGAAGAATACACTGCAAATATAAATGCAACTGCTGTTGCTAACTCAACTGCAACTGCTATGCCTGTTGTATCTGATGCTGCTTGGGCTTCCTTATTTACTTCTATTGCTATTACTGCAATTGTTGCAATTATTTTGTTTATAATCTTTGGATTTATTGAAACAATGGGTCAAGCAAGATTAGCAAACACAGGCAGTCTTGGCAATGCTCTTAATGTTATTGAAGCAGCAAAAGACATTCCAAGAATTGGAGTGGCTAAAGTACTTGCTCTTATTATTTTAGTTGTTGTAATTGTTGTAGTTATTCAAGGAATTGTAGGATATCTTACCAATCAAATCCCACAAATCTCAATTATTTCAGTTGTAATAACTCCATACTTGATTTTCTTTACCCAAAGAGCATATGGATTATTATATTCTGATATAGCTTAGGAAAATAACTTTTATTTTCCTATTTTTTACTTTTTTTATCCAAAAGTTATATTCTAAGAACTTGATTCCAGTTCTATTTTTCAGATTAAATTTTAATAAACTTTAAATTATTTAAATAATAGATTATTTTATTGTGGAATTGATAATTATTGTAAACTTAATTTGAATTAAAAAATTATTTTTTTGATGGTGTGTGAATTTTTAATCCATTAGTGAAGAATTTTTTTGAACTTTATCAAATTTCATATAATGTAATTATGTTGAAGAACAATTATGAATGAAAAAATTATTCTCGGTCTTCCAAAAGGAAGTTTGAACAATGTTAAAAGAGGAAATACTTATCAGTTATTTGTAGATGCAGGTTATGAAGTTAGAGGTTATGAATCGGGGTATGAATCTTACGAAATTGATATAGTTAATGATCCGGAAATAAATGCATATTTAACTCGTCCACAATCTGTTCCTGTGGAATTAAACAGAGGTATGGTGGATATTGCTATTGTCGGTGAAGATTGGATTAAAGAAGAATCCGTTTTAAGAGATACCAAAACTGTTAAAATAGGTGATTTGGATTATGGTAAAACTCGTTTAATTGTTGCAGTTCCAAATGATTCTCCGTATGAAAATTTAACTGAA is drawn from Methanobrevibacter sp. and contains these coding sequences:
- a CDS encoding DUF11 domain-containing protein, whose amino-acid sequence is MTVSKEALNKTAEVGNLTEFLITVKNIGDIHLKDVFVKEGKHDGLEYVSYNDPSGKWTFDGVNKWSYDGYLEIGESANFTVIFKVIKSGNLTNFVTAGSNNTDNVTDNDTVEVENKTNITEKVDGGIEYFNETDIDTPVSENKTTTKTETFNVGKTATGNPLMLLLVVISLIGCTRFRKNKK
- a CDS encoding ClC family H(+)/Cl(-) exchange transporter, with amino-acid sequence MKNLEKTLKSVSENPKYIFRLTIQGIMVGVFAGLMVCLYRYLLYGSEYVLRDYLSIIHGNVFYIILFFIALAIMGLLVDFLTKWEVDSDGSGIPQIYAEVKGHMEANWVKVLFSKIVSGVLTALGGLSLGPEGPSVQIGGMAGKGVARLFNGSKTDELRLILVGSAVGITAAFNAPLAGVLFVLEEINHGFDKTLVFIALVSAIVSDFISKVIFGQSTALTFPIHNIPLNDYWILIILGVIIGLLGYVYNIGMIKSSDLVNSLKIPSWLKFVLVFMMSGVVALTIPEISDGGHFMLDMLDVAMPSLGVLILLLVLKYLFSMFSFSSGAPGGIFLPILVLGAYIGAVFGSVVVPVFGLEQTLVYKFVVISMAGFFAATVRSPITGVVLIAEMCGSTESLIAMVIVSLIAYVVPTLLGNEPIYESLYDRLLLNKNREFVKKPSNHVLSEYLVPLDCNYINFKIKDIPFPKNAIVVSVIRNGKYVIPTEDFNIKYGDQIHILTDVNDYPYVREEIEDLFGG
- a CDS encoding nitroreductase family protein; translation: MSLIFKRKSVRKFTEEKVSDDKINNLLKAGMQAPSSCNSQPWEFIVVSKEDDKQAISQMHQFAKPAANASHLIITVGNLNEAKVIRMIEQELGACNENILIQATHEGLGVV
- a CDS encoding Cna B-type domain-containing protein, with the translated sequence MYKKIFAILTILVFLMISISVISAESDAVLDGSGDNIQKTINVKVIWEDDGQTTDRPDSITVKLLCDGNVVDSVNLNESNSWKASFKITDDGNYEIEEINDISSYDVSMDGDADSGFVITNTIKEAPLKASADDDLSDEDSPDESDDAPEEEVSDNSSDEDSTIDNETDDSNQTEDQNNTMDENQTVDVSKAPTTTSNKEHKIVKKEDKPVKKNNTNTTENKLKNTGLPIVALVIVLIIVAFIPLSRKKK
- the mch gene encoding methenyltetrahydromethanopterin cyclohydrolase translates to MVSVNIEAKKTVDVMIEKADALNIAVETLENGATVLDCGVNVDGSFKAGELYTKVCLGGLADVGISIPGDLSEKFALPSVKIKTDSPSISTLGSQKAGWSVSVGDFFALGSGPARAIALKPAETYEEIDYADTEADLAILTLEADVLPGEEVAQYIADECKVDVKNVYLLVAPTSSLVGSIQISGRVVENGTYKMLEAIKFDVTKVKHAAGIAPIAPIDPNGLKAMGKTNDAVLFGGRTYYYVESDENDDIADVAAKLPSSAADGYGKPFFDVFKEAEFDFYKIDKGMFAPAEVVINDLTTGKIYKEGYVNVDLLKKSFGLDE
- a CDS encoding DUF4013 domain-containing protein translates to MEIMDIIKEAFIFPSQNIEKLAIYIALTFVIAILMVGGVFACAFSNENTALVILGIILFIASFIVSLVMMGYQLGIMKSGIDFDENAPAFDWINDGINGIKLLIVNIVYFIIPAIITGIVAIIANVPGSFMQIIEEYTANINATAVANSTATAMPVVSDAAWASLFTSIAITAIVAIILFIIFGFIETMGQARLANTGSLGNALNVIEAAKDIPRIGVAKVLALIILVVVIVVVIQGIVGYLTNQIPQISIISVVITPYLIFFTQRAYGLLYSDIA
- a CDS encoding ATP phosphoribosyltransferase, translated to MNEKIILGLPKGSLNNVKRGNTYQLFVDAGYEVRGYESGYESYEIDIVNDPEINAYLTRPQSVPVELNRGMVDIAIVGEDWIKEESVLRDTKTVKIGDLDYGKTRLIVAVPNDSPYENLTEFFRANKDRKTPILCFTEYPNLTRKHIMENEGYKEIFGDAVLFVQVRGLTDGDNEQVQVINSDGATEVYIAKGADLIVDNTQTGSSLRKAGLKELETILHSSAGLYAGVSCTVKKWSKLN